From a region of the Acomys russatus chromosome 4, mAcoRus1.1, whole genome shotgun sequence genome:
- the Chrm5 gene encoding muscarinic acetylcholine receptor M5, whose amino-acid sequence MEGGSYHNETTANGTPVNHQALERHGLWEVITIAAVTAVVSLMTIVGNVLVMISFKVNSQLKTVNNYYLLSLACADLIIGTFSMNLYTTYILMGRWVLGSLACDLWLALDYVASNASVMNLLVISFDRYFSITRPLTYRAKRTPKRAGIMIGLAWLVSFILWAPAILCWQYLVGKRTVPPDECQIQFLSEPTITFGTAIAAFYIPVSVMTILYCRIYRETEKRTKDLADLQGSDSVAEAKKRKPAHRTLLRSFFSCPRPSLAQRERNQASWSSSRRSTSTTGKPTQATGLSADWDKSEQVTNCSSYPSSEDEAKPTPDPVFQVIYKNEAKESPEKEFNTQETKETFANPRNENSDYDAPKYFLSPAAAHRLKSQKCVAYKFRLVVKADGTQETDNGCRKVKIMPCSFPMSKDPSTKSLDPNLSHQMTKRKRMVLVKERKAAQTLSAILLAFIITWTPYNIMVLVSTFCEKCVPVSLWHLGYWLCYVNSTINPICYALCNRTFRKTFKLLLLCRWKKKKVEEKLYWQGNSKLP is encoded by the coding sequence ATGGAAGGGGGGTCTTACCACAACGAAACCACGGCCAATGGCACGCCAGTAAACCACCAGGCTTTGGAACGCCATGGGCTGTGGGAAGTCATCACTATTGCAGCTGTGACTGCTGTGGTCAGCCTGATGACCATCGTGGGCAATGTCTTGGTCATGATCTCCTTCAAAGTCAACAGTCAGCTCAAGACAGTTAACAACTATTACCTGCTCAGCTTGGCCTGTGCAGACCTCATCATAGGCACCTTCTCCATGAACCTCTACACGACCTACATCCTTATGGGACGCTGGGTTCTGGGGAGTCTGGCTTGTGATCTTTGGCTTGCACTAGACTATGTCGCCAGCAACGCTTCTGTCATGAACCTTCTGGTGATTAGCTTTGACCGTTACTTTTCCATCACAAGACCACTGACATACCGGGCCAAACGTACCCCAAAGAGAGCTGGCATCATGATCGGTTTGGCCTGGCTGGTCTCCTTCATCCTCTGGGCGCCAGCCATCCTCTGCTGGCAGTACTTGGTCGGGAAACGGACAGTTCCACCGGATGAATGCCAGATCCAGTTCCTCTCCGAGCCCACCATCACCTTCGGCACTGCCATCGCTGCCTTCTACATCCCCGTCTCCGTCATGACCATACTCTATTGCCGTATCTACCGGGAAACTGAGAAGCGAACCAAGGACCTGGCTGACCTCCAAGGTTCCGATTCCGTGGCAGAAGCCAAGAAGAGAAAGCCGGCCCACAGGACCCTGCTCAGATCTTTCTTTAGCTGCCCTAGACCCAGCCTCGCCCAGAGGGAAAGGAATCAGGCCTCCTGGTCATCCTCCCGCAGAAGCACCTCAACAACAGGAAAGCCAACCCAGGCCACCGGCCTAAGTGCTGACTGGGACAAATCTGAGCAGGTCACTAACTGTAGTAGCTACCCCTCCTCAGAAGATGAAGCCAAGCCTACCCCTGACCCTGTCTTCCAAGTGATCTATAAGAATGAAGCTAAGGAAAGCCCGGAGAAGGAATTCAACACCCAAGAGACCAAGGAAACGTTCGCGAACCCTCGGAATGAAAACAGTGACTATGATGCTCCCAAATACTTCTTGTCTCCGGCTGCTGCTCACAGACTCAAGAGTCAGAAGTGTGTTGCCTATAAGTTCCGACTGGTGGTAAAAGCTGACGGGACCCAGGAGACTGACAATGGCTGTCGCAAGGTGAAAATAATGCCCTGTTCCTTCCCAATGTCCAAAGACCCTTCAACAAAAAGCCTGGATCCCAACCTCAGCCATCAAATGACCAAACGGAAAAGAATGGTCCTAGTCAAAGAGAGGAAAGCAGCTCAGACCCTGAGTGCTATTCTCCTGGCCTTCATCATCACGTGGACCCCTTATAACATTATGGTCCTGGTTTCCACCTTCTGTGAAAAGTGTGTCCCTGTCAGCCTGTGGCACTTGGGTTACTGGCTGTGCTATGTCAACAGCACAATCAATCCCATCTGCTATGCTCTCTGCAACAGAACCTTCAGGAAGACCTTTAAGCTGCTGCTCCTCTGCcggtggaaaaagaaaaaagtagaagagaaattGTATTGGCAAGGGAACAGCAAGCTACCCTGA